The Candidatus Polarisedimenticolia bacterium genome contains the following window.
TGCGCGATGCCGTGTCGTACCGCGTTCTCCACCAGCGGCTGCAGCAGCAGCGGCGGGACCGGGCAGTCGCGGCACGGCTCGTCCACCTCCAGGTCCACCTTCAGCCGCTCCCCGAAGCGGATGCGCTCGACCGCCAGGTAATCGGCGACGAGCGACAGCTCCTCGCCGAGCGGGATCTGATCGCGCTCCCCGAGGTCCAGGCTGCGGCGCATGAAACCGGCCAGCAGCAGGCACATCCGCCGCGCCGCCGGCGGGTCCGCGGTGGCGAGCGTGGCGATCGAGTTCAGGCTGTTGAACAGGAAGTGCGGGTCCACCTGCGCCCGCAGGGCGCGCAGCTCGGCCTCGCGCGCCAGCTCGCGCGAGCGCGCGCTGCGGATTTCCAGCTCCCCGGCCGCCTCGAGGGCGAGGTTCAGGTAGTGCACGGTAACCGCCAGCAGATAGATCAGGACCGCCGAGAAGGCGAGCGTCGGCATCTCGGCTGCGAACCGGTCCGCAGCCCCCGGGTAGCGCGGCAGCTTCTCCAGGAGCCGCGCCCCGACGAATCCGAGGAACAGCCACACGGTGGTGGAGACCACCCCGGCCGAGAGGTGGGTGACGACGACCCGGCCCAGCCTGCCGGCGGTCGGCGGCACGGCGCGCGCCGGGTAGCGCGCCGCCATGCAGAGGACCGCCTGCCCGAACCCGAGAGGCATCCCCAGCAGGATCGCCTCGTCCCAGGCCGACCCGCCGCGAAACCCCATGAGCGTGGCGACGAGCCCCCCCAGGAGGGTTCCGACGGCTGCGAACAGGACGGCGTTCATGCGCGAAGCGCTCCGGGAATCAATGCACCACCTCGATCCGGCCCGCCAGGACGAAAGCCTCCAGATGGACCTTCTTTACCTCGGATCCTTCCGCCTTCTTGGCATAGTTCTCGATCGCGCCGGCGGCGGCGACGTTGTCGGCCGACATCACCGCCCAGTCGGGCGGCACCTTCACCACGGCGGCTCCGGCGATGACCACGACCTCCAGTCGCCCGCTGTCGCCCTTCATCTTCGCGGCGGACAGATCCAGGACGCCTCTTCCGGCGATCGCCACCAGCTCCGCGCTGCGAAACGCCTGGGAATCGGACGAATACCTCGCCTCGCGCATGATGGCATGCGCTTCCACGTTCTCCTGCCGGGAAGTCTCCGCGCTCCGGTCGCCCGGCGGAATGTCATCGTAAAGCGTGCCGTGGCGGCGCGCCACCGCGATGCTGCCGGCGCAAATGCCGGCGAAGATCGCGAAGGCGATGAGCGCCGCCCCGATTCCGGGTCTCGAAGTGTCGTTTGCATCGAGATTGGTCATGACACTCTC
Protein-coding sequences here:
- a CDS encoding histidine kinase, whose protein sequence is MNAVLFAAVGTLLGGLVATLMGFRGGSAWDEAILLGMPLGFGQAVLCMAARYPARAVPPTAGRLGRVVVTHLSAGVVSTTVWLFLGFVGARLLEKLPRYPGAADRFAAEMPTLAFSAVLIYLLAVTVHYLNLALEAAGELEIRSARSRELAREAELRALRAQVDPHFLFNSLNSIATLATADPPAARRMCLLLAGFMRRSLDLGERDQIPLGEELSLVADYLAVERIRFGERLKVDLEVDEPCRDCPVPPLLLQPLVENAVRHGIA